The proteins below come from a single Prolixibacter sp. NT017 genomic window:
- a CDS encoding SDR family oxidoreductase, which translates to MKNFEGKTALITGGASGIGKLMAGILLEQKARVIIWDLNPEGIDETIGELSARGSITGYRVDVANVEQVKETAQKVKQEHGVVDVLINNAGIVVGKYFHEHTTSDILKTMEVNTNAPMLVTREFLGDMMKQNSGHICNIASSAGIVSNPKMAVYAASKWAVTGWSDSLRLEMKQLKKNIGVTTIMPYYINTGMFDGVQSRIPILKPEPTARRIIKAMRKGKKMVTFPRYIYPLTRVSQGLFSTNGFDWLASHVFGIYTTMEHFKGRKS; encoded by the coding sequence ATGAAAAACTTCGAAGGAAAAACAGCATTGATTACTGGTGGAGCATCCGGTATCGGGAAGCTGATGGCGGGCATCCTGTTGGAACAAAAGGCCAGGGTCATCATCTGGGACCTCAACCCCGAAGGAATTGATGAAACCATTGGGGAGTTGTCTGCCCGCGGTTCCATTACCGGCTACCGGGTGGATGTGGCCAACGTGGAGCAGGTAAAAGAGACCGCTCAAAAGGTTAAGCAGGAACACGGTGTGGTGGATGTACTCATCAACAATGCCGGTATCGTTGTCGGGAAGTATTTTCATGAACACACCACCAGCGACATCCTGAAAACCATGGAGGTCAATACCAACGCCCCCATGCTGGTTACCCGTGAGTTCCTGGGTGATATGATGAAGCAAAACTCGGGACACATCTGCAACATTGCCTCTTCGGCCGGGATTGTCTCCAACCCCAAAATGGCCGTGTATGCCGCCAGTAAATGGGCCGTTACCGGTTGGTCCGACAGTCTGCGCCTGGAAATGAAACAGCTCAAAAAGAATATCGGCGTGACCACCATTATGCCCTACTACATCAACACCGGCATGTTCGACGGAGTGCAATCGAGAATCCCGATTCTGAAGCCCGAACCGACGGCCCGCCGAATTATCAAAGCCATGAGAAAAGGGAAAAAGATGGTTACCTTCCCGCGTTACATTTACCCGCTCACCCGCGTCAGTCAGGGGCTGTTTTCGACCAACGGCTTTGACTGGCTGGCCAGCCATGTATTTGGAATTTATACAACCATGGAACATTTTAAGGGACGCAAATCATAA
- a CDS encoding YecA family protein, with protein sequence MDFRKTEDVINEIKSLIYSKGYIYTLCMIIYEDFHIILQEIHKVDFRSRLNKNEVSLLIGFLIQKQIDFTLPDSPLDVIKLKEKTYELMNELHMSLMTPFFEKMQNAPQEKSENINLRAAMKSFYGDDNMFIEPIFYANDGVYDFQYTDFLERKYRYDKQWLIENRSFDFNKTKVILQRIKDVLQKKSKKVNFFSLKENLPEIIEKIKEDNPSENIEEHLKQVLPAYEFYQYVNLFFDSSEHDSSVDFSSLPDDAWKTFYENLIELFVIRREDFDHEVNINSFLNNFSIKINKEKTNTQFKQIGDFNLFNAQPILQIDSERFFVPITFSVFEACYESPYYWMLQDKTYKDILAENRGKSGEEISFEFLSNVFGKERTYKSVKIITKKGNDDTDIDVLCILGSKALCVQVKSKKLTEFSKKGSFAHLQKDFKGAVQDAYEQGIVSRSKILARESKFYDENGSVIELSESIDEVYIMGVTSENYPSLTHQAHTLLEKKDDEPFPLFLTVFDLELVTHYLSNPYDLLYYVRQRIDLMDYFRAESEMIYLGYHLENKLWKLPNNDFVSLDADFGGAIDRNYYPLRLGVDITDEGDSIKNRWKNKDFEILCNLLAKANEPKVTDIIFALLDWDGPSRDNLTKYIRQIKSKTIQDNRWHNFSMLSNNKNGANSGVTYVSWENDNPDELFDRLLTLSKARKYKSKGDIWIGFGSLRNSPQIIDTFIFNNYKWQFDKDLEEATNILFKEKGQGTVFNLDKKIGRNDKCYCGSGLKYKKCCGKLKQ encoded by the coding sequence ATGGACTTTAGAAAAACAGAAGATGTAATAAACGAGATTAAATCACTCATATATTCCAAGGGATACATTTATACCCTTTGCATGATAATATATGAGGACTTCCATATTATTCTGCAAGAAATTCACAAAGTAGATTTTAGGTCTCGACTAAATAAAAATGAGGTTTCTTTACTAATTGGCTTTTTAATACAGAAGCAAATTGATTTTACCTTACCTGATAGCCCTCTTGATGTAATAAAATTGAAAGAAAAGACATATGAACTTATGAACGAACTTCATATGTCCCTTATGACTCCATTCTTTGAGAAAATGCAAAATGCTCCTCAAGAAAAATCAGAAAACATAAATCTTAGAGCAGCAATGAAATCATTTTACGGTGATGACAACATGTTCATTGAGCCTATTTTTTATGCAAATGATGGAGTGTACGATTTCCAATATACAGATTTCTTAGAGAGAAAATATCGCTATGATAAGCAATGGCTAATAGAAAATAGAAGCTTTGATTTTAATAAAACCAAAGTAATACTGCAAAGAATAAAAGATGTACTTCAAAAGAAATCCAAAAAAGTTAATTTTTTCAGTTTAAAAGAAAATCTGCCTGAGATAATAGAAAAAATAAAAGAAGATAATCCATCCGAAAATATAGAAGAGCATTTAAAACAAGTATTACCTGCATATGAATTTTATCAATATGTCAACTTGTTTTTTGATTCGTCCGAACATGATTCATCAGTTGATTTTAGCTCTTTACCAGATGATGCGTGGAAGACATTTTATGAAAACCTAATTGAGTTATTTGTTATTCGTAGAGAAGACTTTGACCACGAAGTAAATATCAATTCATTTTTAAATAACTTTTCTATTAAAATTAATAAAGAAAAGACAAACACTCAATTTAAGCAAATAGGCGATTTCAATCTTTTTAATGCTCAGCCAATTCTACAAATAGATAGTGAAAGATTTTTTGTTCCAATAACCTTTAGTGTATTCGAGGCATGTTATGAAAGTCCTTACTATTGGATGCTCCAAGACAAAACTTATAAGGACATTCTTGCGGAAAACAGAGGGAAAAGTGGTGAGGAGATTTCATTTGAATTCTTGTCAAACGTATTTGGGAAAGAAAGAACTTATAAGTCTGTTAAGATAATTACGAAAAAAGGGAACGATGATACAGATATTGATGTGCTATGTATTCTTGGAAGTAAAGCTTTATGCGTACAAGTAAAATCAAAAAAACTAACGGAGTTTTCGAAAAAAGGAAGCTTTGCACATTTACAAAAAGATTTTAAAGGAGCTGTACAAGATGCCTATGAACAAGGTATTGTTTCGCGTAGCAAAATTTTGGCAAGGGAATCAAAATTTTACGACGAAAATGGGTCGGTAATCGAATTATCTGAGAGCATTGATGAAGTTTATATCATGGGTGTTACATCTGAGAATTATCCTTCACTAACTCATCAAGCCCATACTCTTCTAGAAAAAAAAGATGATGAACCTTTCCCTTTATTCTTGACTGTTTTTGACCTAGAATTAGTCACACATTATCTAAGTAATCCATATGACCTTCTTTATTACGTTAGACAAAGAATTGACCTAATGGATTATTTTAGAGCTGAAAGCGAAATGATTTATTTGGGTTACCATTTAGAGAATAAACTATGGAAATTACCAAATAATGATTTTGTATCGCTTGATGCCGATTTTGGTGGTGCAATTGATAGAAACTATTATCCTTTAAGATTAGGTGTTGATATCACAGACGAAGGTGATTCTATAAAAAATAGATGGAAAAATAAGGATTTTGAAATATTGTGTAATCTGCTTGCTAAAGCAAATGAGCCTAAGGTAACCGATATTATTTTTGCATTGTTAGATTGGGATGGACCATCAAGAGATAATTTAACGAAATATATTCGCCAAATTAAATCGAAAACAATTCAAGACAATAGATGGCATAATTTTTCAATGCTTTCAAATAATAAAAATGGAGCAAATTCTGGAGTCACATATGTATCTTGGGAAAATGACAATCCCGATGAACTGTTTGACCGTCTATTAACACTTAGCAAAGCTCGAAAATATAAAAGTAAAGGAGATATATGGATCGGATTTGGAAGTCTAAGAAACAGCCCACAAATAATTGATACATTTATCTTTAACAACTACAAATGGCAATTTGACAAAGACCTAGAAGAGGCAACAAATATTTTATTTAAGGAAAAAGGACAAGGGACTGTATTTAACCTTGACAAGAAAATAGGTAGAAATGATAAATGTTATTGCGGAAGTGGATTAAAGTATAAAAAATGCTGTGGTAAACTTAAACAATAG
- a CDS encoding aldehyde dehydrogenase: MNDTAEQIIVEKLESQRAYFSTHETRDIRFRLTQLRKLRQAIGQYREKIEQALWDDLHKSPEEAFLTEISIVTGEIDNHIRHLKKWAKPKRVPTPIQLLPSSGKIIYEPLGVALIVAPWNYPFQLLINSLVGAISAGCCSILKPSPDAPTIARVMEEMIHEHFAPEYVSVVQGGRETNTRLFAQRFDIIFFTGSPKVGKVVMEAAAKHLTPVVLELGGKSPCIVDADANIDIAAKRIAWGKLINAGQTCIAPDYLLAHQSVKDELMDKIAENIRSMYGPDIQQSRFYPRIVSQRAMERLTGLLEQGTIHTGGEVDASEKYIAPTIIDDVSPDFMVMQDEIFGPILPVMTFEHIDEAIGYVNKNEKPLAFYYFGKNKQAKEVLSKTTSGGGCINDTLLHIANHHMPFGGVGNSGTGNYHGRESFLAFSNQRSIVTSPTWIDLPFKYVPFKYFWVLKRILK, encoded by the coding sequence ATGAACGATACAGCTGAACAGATCATTGTTGAGAAACTGGAGAGCCAGCGGGCTTATTTCTCCACCCACGAAACGCGGGATATCCGTTTCCGGTTAACGCAGTTACGCAAGCTCAGGCAAGCCATCGGGCAATACCGGGAGAAAATAGAACAGGCATTGTGGGACGATTTGCACAAGTCGCCCGAGGAAGCCTTTCTGACCGAAATCAGCATTGTGACGGGCGAAATCGATAACCACATCAGGCACTTGAAGAAGTGGGCCAAACCGAAAAGGGTTCCCACACCTATTCAGTTGTTACCATCGTCGGGTAAAATCATTTACGAACCGCTGGGAGTAGCCTTAATCGTGGCCCCGTGGAACTACCCGTTTCAGTTGTTGATCAATTCGCTGGTGGGCGCCATTTCAGCCGGCTGTTGCAGTATATTAAAGCCATCGCCCGATGCGCCAACCATTGCCCGCGTGATGGAAGAGATGATTCACGAGCATTTTGCCCCGGAATATGTGAGTGTTGTTCAGGGAGGAAGAGAAACCAACACCCGCCTGTTTGCCCAACGATTCGACATCATCTTCTTCACCGGCAGTCCCAAAGTGGGGAAAGTGGTGATGGAAGCCGCGGCCAAACACTTAACGCCGGTGGTGCTGGAACTGGGCGGCAAAAGTCCCTGCATCGTTGACGCCGACGCGAATATTGATATCGCCGCCAAACGCATCGCCTGGGGAAAGTTGATCAATGCCGGGCAAACCTGTATCGCTCCTGATTACCTGCTGGCCCACCAATCGGTGAAAGACGAGTTGATGGACAAGATAGCCGAAAACATCCGGTCGATGTATGGCCCCGACATTCAACAGAGCCGGTTCTATCCCCGCATCGTCAGCCAACGGGCCATGGAACGGCTGACCGGACTATTGGAGCAGGGAACCATTCATACCGGCGGCGAAGTGGATGCCAGCGAAAAATACATCGCTCCCACCATCATCGATGATGTGTCGCCTGATTTCATGGTGATGCAGGATGAAATCTTCGGCCCCATCCTTCCGGTGATGACATTCGAACACATCGACGAAGCCATCGGATACGTGAATAAAAACGAAAAGCCCCTCGCCTTCTACTATTTCGGCAAGAATAAACAGGCCAAAGAAGTTTTGTCCAAAACCACGTCCGGCGGAGGCTGCATCAACGACACCCTGCTGCACATTGCCAATCATCATATGCCCTTTGGCGGCGTTGGCAACAGCGGTACCGGTAACTACCACGGCCGGGAGAGCTTTTTAGCATTCAGTAATCAGCGGTCCATCGTCACCTCGCCTACGTGGATTGACTTGCCCTTCAAATATGTGCCATTCAAATACTTCTGGGTGCTGAAGAGGATATTGAAGTGA
- a CDS encoding sodium:proton antiporter codes for MSHTDLIDLTIISVMTLGFFAFLLSEKVHISSIPILIVLGFLFGPVFGLIPNDQGHTIFNYARVLGLVLILYTEGHNLKWSMIKKHIATIGIMATVGMILTAAVSGFLFSYLFNLPFGAGMLFGTVVAATDPATLIPLFKQNKVDENIKTVIVTESIFNDPLAIVLSTLAIAMVAPHADQAHLIENIAQYTSIYPAGVIYFLYVIISSLALGLGMGVLGYWLIRWLKPGLFPQIFGISIAFGGFLVGEAAQSSGYLVATIIGIVFGNHAILFKKWNEHEGFNKFVDEEMHFNEIISDLASVFIFILFGATVNISVLNETLLKGAIIALGVVFIARPIAALAIVPLKKWNWKEYLFISLEGPRGVVPAALAAIPLNIGFMSHDQTLIYWGDIILSATIMTVLISVLLETLWVKPLSKKLLAPKK; via the coding sequence ATGTCGCATACAGATCTTATTGACTTAACCATTATCTCCGTCATGACGCTCGGATTTTTTGCGTTTTTGCTGAGTGAAAAAGTGCATATTTCCTCTATTCCGATACTGATTGTTCTGGGCTTCTTATTTGGACCTGTTTTTGGATTGATACCGAACGACCAGGGACACACCATTTTTAACTATGCCCGTGTGTTAGGATTGGTCCTCATCTTATATACAGAGGGGCATAACCTGAAGTGGTCCATGATTAAAAAGCACATTGCAACCATTGGGATAATGGCTACCGTCGGGATGATTCTAACAGCCGCCGTCAGTGGCTTCTTGTTCTCTTATCTGTTCAACCTTCCTTTTGGAGCCGGAATGCTTTTCGGAACCGTTGTGGCGGCCACCGACCCGGCTACGTTGATTCCCCTGTTCAAGCAGAACAAGGTGGATGAGAACATCAAAACCGTGATTGTCACCGAATCCATTTTCAACGATCCGCTGGCGATTGTGTTGAGTACCCTGGCCATTGCCATGGTGGCTCCGCATGCCGACCAGGCGCATCTCATCGAAAATATCGCACAGTACACCTCCATTTATCCGGCCGGAGTGATTTACTTCCTCTATGTGATTATTTCATCCCTGGCGCTGGGACTGGGAATGGGAGTGCTCGGATACTGGCTCATCCGTTGGCTGAAACCGGGACTGTTTCCTCAGATTTTTGGTATTTCCATCGCATTCGGAGGTTTCCTGGTCGGTGAAGCTGCTCAGTCATCGGGATACCTGGTGGCCACCATCATAGGGATTGTCTTCGGAAACCACGCCATCCTGTTTAAGAAATGGAACGAACACGAAGGATTCAATAAATTCGTTGATGAGGAGATGCACTTTAACGAAATTATCTCGGACCTGGCCAGTGTGTTTATCTTTATTTTGTTTGGTGCCACTGTTAATATTTCCGTTCTCAACGAAACCTTGCTAAAAGGCGCTATCATTGCTTTAGGGGTTGTTTTTATTGCCCGTCCCATTGCTGCCTTAGCTATCGTGCCGTTGAAAAAATGGAACTGGAAAGAATATTTGTTTATTTCACTGGAAGGCCCCAGGGGAGTGGTTCCGGCAGCTTTGGCGGCAATTCCCCTCAATATCGGATTTATGAGTCATGACCAAACGCTGATTTACTGGGGCGACATAATTCTCTCGGCCACGATTATGACCGTGTTGATTTCGGTACTGCTCGAAACGCTCTGGGTAAAACCTCTCTCGAAGAAATTGCTGGCGCCCAAAAAATAA
- a CDS encoding tetratricopeptide repeat-containing sensor histidine kinase has product MNRKLLYFTIYILAFAFSAQLYGQTISSGELKKLDSLPKLEQVKMLSAWCWKNREKNTDEAIQYGLKAIKIAKAEGYDKELATLYNYLGVLYQHYKYEIQKGISYYDLGLPLSLQVKDSVEIAYVYNNLGDAFYKIGNIPLAFEYAKKSMAIFERLHNAPGIAYSYINMGELSRINEKYNTALDYFRKAIALRQTFNDSTGIASANLEIARTLFLKGQTDSAMYYFRRSLEKHEQIKNKNYMAYSMQGMGDVFLRKAQYDSAYVYFKEALKLCRERKNPTGEIDSQLGMAKVLAKTGKEKEGEQILDEALVNARKSKLTPNILKVYKAKGEFYHQLKEFRKSSGNYQNYVATYDSLFSALQYQTLSEIKDRFQMTEQLNRVHQDLKAKQKDQIYAIIIIVLLLVLSLVLVLRHRTVSRLSAELLQSNQSKDKILSIVSHDLVSSFNALLGTSELLIEDLDEGDVARAKSNGRLIRRTSEETYRFISNLLTWARSQQHTIRLYKEEFDLSGLLTDVKSMFDNQARMKEIQFRVNAGAEVMVNADKNLLQIVLVNLLNNALKFTNPNGTIDLSIEMKEKQVKVSVKDNGVGISPERMAELFKSRTIDSLPGTGNEKGTGLGLFLCKEFVEMHGGEIHVSSVEGKGSEFWFTLPLA; this is encoded by the coding sequence ATGAACAGGAAACTGTTGTATTTCACTATATACATTCTGGCATTTGCATTTAGTGCGCAACTTTACGGGCAAACCATTTCGTCCGGTGAATTGAAAAAACTTGATTCTCTGCCCAAGCTGGAACAGGTGAAGATGCTTTCGGCGTGGTGTTGGAAGAACCGGGAAAAGAATACCGACGAGGCTATTCAGTATGGACTGAAGGCGATAAAGATTGCCAAAGCGGAAGGCTACGATAAAGAGTTGGCCACGCTCTACAATTACCTCGGTGTTCTGTATCAGCATTACAAGTACGAAATTCAGAAAGGGATATCGTATTACGATCTGGGATTGCCTCTTAGTTTGCAGGTGAAGGATTCGGTGGAAATTGCTTATGTGTACAACAACCTGGGCGATGCGTTTTACAAGATTGGAAATATTCCGCTGGCGTTCGAGTATGCCAAGAAATCGATGGCCATATTCGAGCGTTTGCATAATGCACCCGGTATTGCATACAGCTACATCAACATGGGGGAGTTGAGCCGTATTAACGAGAAATACAATACGGCGCTTGATTACTTCCGGAAGGCAATTGCTCTTCGGCAAACCTTTAACGATTCCACCGGGATTGCCTCAGCCAACCTGGAGATTGCGCGGACATTGTTCCTGAAAGGGCAGACCGATTCGGCCATGTATTATTTCCGCCGGTCGCTGGAAAAGCACGAGCAAATTAAGAACAAGAACTACATGGCTTATTCCATGCAGGGAATGGGCGATGTTTTTCTGCGCAAAGCTCAGTACGATTCGGCCTATGTTTATTTTAAGGAGGCATTGAAGTTATGCCGGGAAAGGAAAAATCCAACGGGTGAGATTGATAGCCAATTGGGAATGGCGAAGGTGTTGGCGAAAACCGGAAAAGAGAAAGAAGGGGAACAAATTCTGGATGAGGCCCTGGTCAATGCCCGGAAATCGAAACTTACCCCAAATATTCTGAAGGTATACAAAGCCAAGGGCGAATTCTATCATCAGTTAAAAGAGTTTCGTAAGTCATCGGGGAACTATCAAAACTATGTTGCCACGTACGATTCGTTGTTTTCGGCTTTGCAGTATCAAACTTTGTCCGAAATTAAGGACCGTTTTCAGATGACAGAGCAGCTAAATCGTGTTCATCAGGATTTAAAGGCAAAACAGAAGGACCAGATTTATGCCATAATAATCATCGTATTGTTGTTGGTACTTTCGCTTGTTCTCGTTCTGCGGCACCGGACCGTCTCCCGGTTAAGCGCCGAGCTGTTGCAGTCGAACCAATCGAAAGATAAAATCCTCTCCATTGTTTCACATGATCTGGTCAGTTCGTTCAATGCGCTGTTGGGAACAAGCGAACTGTTGATAGAGGACCTGGACGAAGGAGATGTGGCACGAGCTAAGAGTAACGGACGATTGATTCGCCGAACCTCGGAAGAGACCTATCGTTTCATCTCCAATTTGCTGACCTGGGCCCGCTCACAGCAACATACCATTCGATTGTACAAGGAAGAGTTCGATTTGAGCGGATTGCTGACCGATGTGAAATCGATGTTCGACAACCAGGCCCGGATGAAAGAGATTCAATTCCGCGTTAACGCCGGTGCAGAGGTGATGGTAAATGCCGATAAGAATCTGCTCCAGATCGTGCTGGTCAATTTGCTGAACAATGCATTGAAGTTTACCAACCCCAACGGAACCATCGATCTGTCAATCGAAATGAAGGAGAAGCAGGTGAAAGTTTCGGTGAAAGACAACGGTGTTGGTATTTCTCCGGAACGAATGGCCGAGCTCTTCAAAAGCCGGACCATCGATAGCCTTCCTGGTACTGGTAACGAAAAAGGAACCGGCCTGGGACTGTTCCTGTGCAAAGAGTTCGTGGAAATGCATGGTGGCGAAATTCATGTAAGCAGTGTAGAAGGCAAGGGCTCGGAGTTCTGGTTTACGCTACCACTTGCCTGA
- a CDS encoding class I SAM-dependent methyltransferase, which translates to MSNENKSIHEFDVNLICEYFATVERQGPGSPEITTKALSFVDNLTDESRIVDLGCGTGGQTMVLAQYAPGQITGIDLFPGFVDLFNANARKLNLQNRVKGIVGSMDDLPFQEEELDLIWSEGAIYNIGFERGLNEWRQFLKKGGYLAVSEASWFTDERPTEIDEFWQDAYPEIDTIPRKVAQMQQAGYVPVATFILPESCWTEHFYRPQETAHETFLTKNAGNKAAEEFIANQRHEIQLYHKYKAYYGYVFYIGKKL; encoded by the coding sequence ATGAGTAACGAAAATAAATCCATTCACGAATTCGACGTGAATTTAATCTGCGAGTATTTTGCCACCGTTGAACGACAAGGACCCGGCAGTCCTGAAATAACAACAAAGGCGTTGAGCTTTGTCGACAATCTGACGGACGAATCCCGCATTGTGGACCTTGGTTGTGGAACAGGCGGCCAGACGATGGTATTGGCACAGTATGCCCCCGGACAAATTACCGGTATCGACCTGTTTCCAGGGTTTGTGGACTTGTTCAATGCCAATGCACGTAAACTGAATCTTCAGAATCGGGTAAAAGGCATCGTTGGTTCCATGGATGATCTTCCTTTTCAGGAAGAAGAACTGGATTTGATTTGGTCGGAAGGCGCTATCTATAACATCGGCTTCGAGCGCGGACTGAATGAATGGCGGCAATTTCTAAAGAAAGGTGGATACCTTGCCGTTTCCGAGGCGTCGTGGTTTACCGACGAACGTCCAACTGAGATTGATGAATTCTGGCAGGATGCATACCCGGAGATTGACACGATTCCCCGTAAGGTGGCCCAAATGCAACAAGCCGGGTACGTTCCGGTAGCTACCTTTATTCTTCCGGAAAGCTGTTGGACGGAACATTTCTATCGGCCGCAGGAGACAGCGCATGAAACTTTTCTGACGAAAAACGCTGGAAATAAGGCGGCAGAAGAATTCATTGCCAACCAACGGCACGAGATTCAGTTGTACCACAAATACAAAGCCTATTACGGCTATGTTTTTTATATCGGTAAGAAACTTTAA